From the Hemicordylus capensis ecotype Gifberg chromosome 1, rHemCap1.1.pri, whole genome shotgun sequence genome, the window AGCACACTGTGCAGGAAAGACAAACCAGTGCCGATGGAAAGTCACTTTTTCCAAGAAGCTTCTGGCACAGTTTTCAGGTCCTACTGTAAAAAAGTACATGTAGCTGAAATATACTCTTGAATGTATGAAGCtgtcatagactgagtcagactgcTGGTCCGCTTAGCcgagtgttgtctacactgactggcagcaggcatTCCAGGCTTTCAGGCAAAAAAGGGTCTTTCCCCAGATAGCAACCTGGCACCGACTATGTGCAAAGCTACAGCCTCATTCGGTCAGTCCCTGTTTCCTACTCCCCCCCACTTCCCTCTGTTGCCTTCCTTGAATAAAGTTTTAGACTGTAATCTCCTTGGAACAGAGACCTGTTCCCTTGTACATTGGAAAGTGCCATGCaccaaatgaataaatgaatgaactgGCTGTAAACAGTTAGACAGCCTAATTTTGTGCAAAACTGAGCACACCGCTGTACTTCAAAACACTGCTATTTAAAATGTCACTTTATAATTTGGTTGTAAATTGCACATTGCATTCTTCTGTATCTGATAAAGTTGACTTTAGTGCacaaaagcttctgctgcattagTCTTAAGGTCTTTGCTGTTTGAAGCGACTGCAGACTGGCATAGCTACCTCTCTGGATCTTGAAGGACAAGCACTTTTAAATAAACACTAAGCTTTTATATTGTTCCCTTAAAATGTAACAGCAAGACTTAAGTGCCAACTTGCCAAAGTCAATCTTGCAGTAAAGTCTACACACGAGACCAGCCCACAAAAGTGTACATGACCCTTcctagtcacctaatggcacagcggggaagtaacttgcctagggagcaagaggatgctggttcaggaaggtgctgaaaggcatcatctcacactgtgcgggagatggccatcgtaaacccctcctgtattctaccaaagacaaccacagggctctgtgactcgacggcacaactttactttagtcaCACACACCTAGGATAGTGACTTGCAGCAGATAACTGGTGGATGGCtggaaaaccgccctgagccatttttggaagggcggtataaaaatcaaatcaaatcaaatcaaatcagaggGGAAAGCACCGGCATCTTTCACAAAAGCATCACTACTTGATTTCCTAGAGGAGATTCTTATTCATCATAGGCAATTCTTATTCTCattccagggtatttaaaagccTGGACTAAGGTTTGTCAAATATTCCTAAATCTCTGACATTCAACAGCACCCATTATGGCAGAGGATCTCAAGCTTGGTTCCCCAGgtattgtgggactacagctcctatcgtccccagccacaatggtggctgggatgatggcagttgtggtCTTACATCTGGggagaacccaagtttgagaacctctgcactATGGGGAACAGTGTAAAAAGCCAGGCCGCTTGGAAAACACGGATAATTTATTGGGCTATTAATAACAttgggataataataataataataataataataataataataataataatattctgcgacaatatctataacaactgacaataaaattcagccatcccaggtccttgggaaggacttgatgtctggataaaacaaaccagtcaataacacctgtctgactgtgtaaacaagaagtaataataataaaaatagaaagagttcagtgaagaagaagaagaagaaaacgaaGAAGAAGAAAGTTCGGTGTGAAGCCACCGGCCTCGTTTGACTCTGGGGAACATCAGACTGGCCAAAAGCTGCCTCTGCTTGGGCTCGATCTCCGCTCCCCGCCTCTTTCCTCGTCCCTGTATCTTCTGCCACCTTCGCTTCATCGCTTGCAAAGAGTGAGGAAGGGCGCGCAGAGAATCGCCTCGGTAGCAGGACGGGGAAGAAGGCTAggaaggcagggctgtccttagagggCCCAGGTGGGGTACGGGACCgggacaaatcagccagtgtggggctccCTCCCTTCCAGTTATTTCTaatggggttaaaagagtggggcctggacggtcgccctgcttgccaggcCCTAAGGCCAGCCCTGAAGGGAGGCGCTGGAGTGGAGGGAGCTCCGCACGTGGACAGGGAGGTGTGCGGGCCGGCAGGAGAGCGCGAGGGCGCACAGAGAGAGCGCACACGGACCCGCCCAGACGGCTGGGGCTTCCCCGGGCGCGCGCGCGGCCTGGAAGAACCAGCTCTTCCCCGCCACCCCTCCCCACCGTCCGGCGGCTTTGCTGCTACTCACGATCAAGGGCAGGGAGCAGACGGTGAAGAGGACGGTCATGAGGGCCAGCAAGACCAGCTGGCCCAGCTCCTCCAAACGGCCGGCGCAAGGCATCCCGGCCGGCGCGTCCTCCGCCCCAGCCGCCAGCGGGTTCCGGAGAGGGGGCTGGCGCCGGCGCGCCATGCCGTAGAGGCTCCGCATGCTGCCCAGGTTGCAGAGGCCGATGACCAGCACCAGCGCGCCCAGCAGGCTGGCGTAGAGCACCGCGTAggcccgcccgccgccgccgccgccggccatGCGGATGAAGCACCACGTGCCCGGGCAGTACTGGACGGTGGCGCCGAAGCCCAGCAGCGGCAGGGCGCAGAAGAGGGCGCACAGGGCGGCCGCCGCGCCGGTCAGGAGGGCGCCCAGGCGCCGGCTGGTGTGGCGCTCGTAGAAGTACGGGTGGCCCAGCGACAGCCAGCACTCCAGCGccatggccagcagcagcacgGTGGGCGCCAGGCCGAAGAAGGCCATCAGGAAGGCGAAGAGCTGGCACAGCCTGCCGGGCTCGCCTTCTGCTCCGCCCGCCGCGACCGCCCCGACGGCTTCTGCCGCTCTCGCGGCCGGAGGCGGCCACAGCTGGCTGAGGCTGCGGTTGTGCGCGTAGGCGGCCAGCACGATGGGGCTCAGCAGGCACTTGCCCAGCAGGTCCGTGGTGGCCAAGGCGCTCGCCAGCAGGTAGAAGGCGGACACTCGCGGGCGCCGCCCGCCGCGCTGCAGCCGGGCGCGCAGGTGGTGCTTCCAGAGGAAGCCCAGCGCCAGGACGTTGCCCACCAGCCCCGTCGAGAAGAGCAGCGAGCCGGGCAGCGCCGACTGGCCGCCCTCCAGGCTCTGGCTGCTGCGGCACCGGTAGGCGAAACCGTCCATGGGCGAGGGAGCGGAGCCGGGCGGCCGCCGAGCGCCTCCAAGGAACGCGCGGGCGGACTCACTGAGCGCGGCTGCGGGGCGGGGAGCCGGGGCTCGGGGCGGGGGTGGCGCGGCGACGGATGGAGAAGACCTGCCTATGAAGGGTGGGTGGACGGGCACTCGACACCCGTGGACGGGGCGGGAGAGGCGCGGCgcgagggaaggaaggaggggcgGGAGGAGGCCGCTGGCTGGGCGAGAGGAGGGACGCCAGCCAACCCTTCGTGcggccgggtgggggggagaagcagggccCCCCCGCCTTGTCCCCACGGAGACCGAGGCAGGCAGGGGCCCAGCCTGTCGGGGGAAGGAGGGCCCGGCAGTAGCTGGGGGCtacggagtggggggggggggcaccgagAGGCGCCACCGGGGCTTAAGGTCGCCCGGAGCATCCAGCGCCCCAAAAGTCCCCCAGCTGGGTGGGGCTGGGCGAGCTAGGAAGGTCAGAGCCCTAGACTGGAACGGCCAATAGTACTAACGCAAAACCCCCCAAaggccagcagccccagtggtctCAAATGCGCCTCCACAAATAGCTCAGATACTACACAGGGTTAGTTTTGAAAGTTAACGATTGTGTCTCTCCTGACACAGACACAACAGGGCAATCAATCTCTCTGTTCACCCTGGAGCAGAAATGGAGACACTTCCTGCAGACATTCGCTGGGCCCATTTCAAGCAAAGGCTCTTCACCGCCGGCGGCTTGCTTGAGCCAGGGCTGTTACACTTTGGGTCCCtgatgctcttggactacaactcccatcaccccctgccagcGTGGCCAGAGGGTCGTAGAGCAGGGCAGTTGCAAACAGGATCCAGGGGCTGGCTCTctcagggtggggggaatctccTTTTCTTATAGGGACAGTCAAGAAGCAAACTCCGAAGGTGCAGGAGGGTAAGGCGAGGGCTGCACCCTTTACAGCCTCATTGGGGTGGGGGCTTCTCAGGGTCAGGGAACATGGGGAGGGACAGATCCGAGTGCTAGACCAGGGTTTAAGTCAAGGGGAAATTGCTTCTCGTCATTCTTGGTCTCCCAGTTGCACCCTCCTCCTTAAGCCAGGTCATGTCGCATCACCCaatgccctcccccccgccccatgtcaaTACCATTTTGAAACTGGAGTGAAGTCAAGAAAAtacccctgagcatgtgcagagcgcctTTGCATTTCCACCAGGCCACTGCAGCTTGTTCCTACCTGGACGGAATTAAGAAGCAGGGCTTTCTTCCAGGGCAGATGGCAGAggagactccctccctccctccctctcttgccaACACCTACCTGAACTGTGCGTGctgagactacagctcccaaataTTTTTGAACCCTTTAAGGTTTATAGTGGATGGCAGTCCTCCCTTCCTGACAGAGGAACACCAGCAGAGTGCCGCTGGTCAGTgcatccatccagtccagcatcttgcttccaacagtggacagccagaaactcctgggaaacccacaagcaggggaCGGCCTTCCTTGTCCGCTCGTGCGACTGAGGCAGAGTTCTGGAGGTCAGGGCAAGCCTGGCCGGatgggctgcagccccacagctgAGCAGCATGGCTGGAGGTTCGTTTCTCCGCCTCTCCACGCCCGGGAGAGGCTCTTTGGCAAGGGCTGTTGCTCTGCTGCTGGAGGAAGGCGGTGCCCTCTTGCTTTGCCTGGTGACAGGAGAGACAATAATATTTGCCTTTTAGGCATCAGTTGCTTTGTTTTCTCAGAAGGGTTCGGAGCTGAGATGGGAAGCGATAGTGTTAACCCCTGcgacctgggcaaagaggcacctttttaacgtggtgattctcttgatggAGCAGGGTCTCCCAgttgcaactggccctatccacccccagcacagcatccctccagtggctgctgttggcgtCTACCgtacattaggagaggagagagctggtcttgtggtagcaagcatgacttgtcccctttgctaagcagggtccgccctggttgcatatgaatatcttgcactgcaagatattcccctccggggatggggccaccgctctgggaagaacatagaaggttccaagttccctccctggcagcatctcccagaaagggctgagagagattcctgcctgcaaccttggagaagccgctgccagtctgtgaagacaatactgagttagagatagaccaatggtctgactcggtatatggcagtttcctatgttcctatttctttttagattgtgagcccttcagggacaggaatccattccattttatttatttattatttctctatgtaaaccgcttgggaaACGTTCGTTGAAACACGGTCTATAActatttgttgtggtggtggtgtgtaagCAGACATTCGCAGCCACAACCTTTTGGGTCCTTCTAACCTAGGGCtgagcaaacctggccctccaggtgctgctgaactacaactcccataatccccagccacaatttattatggtgGGAGAACTAGAGGAATttatcatggaggagagctggtcttgtggtagcaagcacgacttgtccccttagctaagcagggtccgctctggttgcacatgaatgggagatgtcttgatgtgtgagcactgcaagatattccccttagtaggggatggagctgctctgggaagagcaaaaggttccaagttccctccctggcagcatctccaagttaaggctgagagagattcctgcctgcaaccttggagaagcctctgccagtctgtgtagacaatactgagctagctggaccaagggtcggactcagtatatggcaacttcctaggttcctatcccCAGCCCTACTCTAACCACAGTGGAAAGCTTAGGTGAATCTAGGCCCTTTCGGCTAGGTACAGaagaagctgctttatcctgTGTCCGTCCATCTGGGCTGAGTGTGTTGCAGCCCAAGCAGGGATGTAAGAAGCCCTGTAGAGGCTTCATCTACCTGACGACTGGCCAGCCTGCGGACAGCACAGCTCTCCGGTGAGTGAGTAGTGACCTTTGGTGCCCGCTGGCTTCTCAGGAGGAGCCGCTagctgcaggcctgctcaacttaggccccccagctgtttttggactgcaactcccataatccccagccacagtggctaataggcagggatcctgggtggtgtagtaggccaacatcttcagaagggccaaagctgagcagccctgcgcTAGCAGGACCCGCTGCCATTTAATGGCAGGCTTTTGCATCACCAGGCGGGGGGGCTGATTGGCTGTGGTCACAAGAGCCGCCGGGGAAATGTGGGCCAATGGTGGGAGACTGAGGAAGTGGCTGGCCCCAAATCACAGGGAGATTAgtggagtggtggtggggcctTGCAGTGGTGGCCATTGGGCCGACTGGTAAGTGGGCCTTGGCTGTCTCTGGGGGCAGGTGGCTCATTCCCAATGAATACGCCCAACACCCACAcaaatatttgattgattgattgaatctcTATACCGCCCAATATTGgaatctctaggctgtgtacagaaTTAACATaaaagccatgaaactagctgggtgactctgggccagtcacttctctctcagcctaacctacttcacagggttgttgtgaggagaaacctaagtatgtagtacaccgctctgggctccttggaggacgagcgggatataaatgtaaaataaagaaagaaagtagaaaacatttaaaattcataaaaaagataaaaatcataatagataaaaacgcattaaaatttaaaaatttggtcttcgttgaaggcctgggaaaacaggtatgtcttcagggtcctcctaaaaacaaacagaaaaggagatgctcttatttataGTTGTGTCCCCTGAGCCCAAGTCTTCTATGGAGTATACCAGAGTGGGGAAAATTCACGCCAAGGGCAGAAGTAAGGTCACCGCCTTGTTTACCAAAATGCCTCATCTCTCTTGCAAGAAGGAGGACTTGGTTTAGGAGGAACCAACAAGCCTTGAGCTTGTGGGAAATTCGGTAGGCAGTAAGAAAGGGAGCTGCGTCCACTTAACCTGCCTGAAATGCAGGTCATCTGATTCCATAACACTTACAATAACATCCCCCTTCCTGGTACACTGAGCTCAGTAGAGGGCAACCTGATGTCCAATCCTGGGGAAAGCAAGTCAAGGACGATGCAGTCCTTAGTGGTAGGGAAATGGGGGGAGATTGGTGGAGAGAGATGGCAGCGGGAAgcagcccaccctgccacttcgGGTGTTAGGAGATGGGGCTCGGACCAGGCACGCCTAGAACCAAGTCCCCCAACAATCTGATTAGTCACTGGCCATGTGAGAATTTTCTCTGACCAGCTGAAAGTTGTGGGGTCCTTGCAAAGTCATCTTGAATACTGAGCATTGGGCCAACAGAGGGATGCATTtctggattcattcattcattcattcatttatttaaacttCTTATACACCGCCGACTCCAAAGTCTCTAGctggtgaacaacagaaatatcaACAacgatcaaataaataaataaataaaattcaatttctataccgcccttccaaaaatggctcagggtggtttacaaagagaaataacaaataagatggctccctgtccccaaagggctcacattctaaaaagaaacataagacacacaccagcaacagtcacttatTATTAAAGGACAAATTATTAAAGGATTCATCTTTTTTCAGATGTATTGCATGAAACCTGAAGTGAAGAGCGAAATCTCTGGAATTTGAGCATCTCCTGTAGGCTGACatcaaaagataaaaataaagtgAAGCTTGATATGGCTATATTTACAGTTTTACATTAAGAGGCTCAGGGATTGAAATGCACTTCTGCTTCCTTTCCGGTCATGTGTCTTACTTGGCCAAAAGCATTTAGGTTAATTTGTGGTAATGAGTCCATTTCTTTCTACAAGCTCGGGTTTTATGCCTGAGAGGCTGGGAATTCAAAGCTAGCTAGGTGTGGTGGGCTTACATTACATTTCCAATTGTTTTAGCAGGAAATATTAATGCTAGATAAGGTACTCATGAGATagctatagggttgagactgtTGCCTGGGGAATGGCCCTTTATCTCGTAATGCTACGGACAAAGTAGTTAAATGAGGCTAGGATAACCTTTAAAGATTATTTTGAAATACCATTGAGAAATGTGCAATGAAAATTATCTAGGTAGGAGATTTTCAGAGACTGTACACATTTTATGGAACAAAGTAGCATTGATTATATGTTACCTGTGATGTTTTTTTGTTCAGTCAGAATTTCATGGAATGAGATCATCCTGAAAGTAACCACCAGTCTCTAACAACGTCTTTCCCCTTTGTGGGAATTCATTGGAGAAAGTGTGTCTTCTAAACCAGGGGCTGGCCACAAAGGAACCCTTGGAGTGGATAGCCTGTGGttggggctgctgggagttgtagcccagcaacagctgcagagcctcTGGTTGTTGTCCCCACCCTGCCCTAGAGGAGCCTTGGCGATTCAAATGGGATTACAACCTACAGGTCAAATTTGAAGATATTTTCACAGAATTATAGAATCACTGAATGAGAGAGCTGAAAAgagagcccatcactgcatgaggcagagagttccacagcccAACAGCTCGTACAGTTAGGAGATTCTTCTTAATgtttagcctgaatctgcttccaggggcgtaactataacagggcaaagggagacagttgtctgcccccccccccgaggcgtcagatgactgactcccccagccacgcaccttcctgggcttccttccattgtattcatcctccaaaattgatgtgagtgttaagacctggagctaccagaacagcatgtctttctctaggaccattacaTGGCTTGcatctatcccctgctaactgggcaaagaggcaccttttaatgtggtgattctctttatttagcagggggagagtaactggccctatccacccccagcacagtacctccagtgactgttgctggtgtctattttatgttatttttagattgtgagccctttggggatagggatccatcttatttatttattatttctctgtgtaaaccgccctgagccatttttggaagggcggtatagaaactgaattattattattattaataagcatcatcatccacaatttacaaaaccttttaaaaataatttaggatgatgttatatatttatatttatatatttttcttcagTGATGGgatggcccattttaaaatctggtctctgggcccactccaatcttgctacgccccgtCTGCTTCCATGTAATTCCAACCCATtgcttctagtcctgccctcaggggaAACAGACCAAATCCACACCTTCTTCCATGGGTCAGTCCTCCAGATATTTGATGGTAGCTCTCCTATCtcctcttagtcttctcttccACACATGAAAAATACCCAGCTCCATTAGCCATCCCTCATAGGACTTGGTGGTTGTGCTCCTCTGAACTCAGCTTGTCAATGTCCTTGGTTTCCTCCAAACAAGACACAGTTTACCGCAGGATTCTAATGAGATTGAAGAACCGTGTAAATCTTTGACCGAAAAATGGTGGGTGTTTTTGGTCACTTCCAAACAACCACTTAAAACCTCCCATAGCTTGATATGGCAAGGTGTACAGACAAGCTAAAAGGAAGAGGCGAGCTGCAGGAAACATCATTGTTTTTGACGCCCTACAAACCTTAGGCACATGTTATTGTTCTGCTGCCAACGAAAACATTGCTAAAGAAGAAAAAAGCACATTATTTACGACTGCTTTGGGCTGAGCAAGAAACTGCAGCAACTCACAGGGAGCCATCGAAATCTTGGCAACCGAGCCACATACCATTCTAAAGGAGTCAAATTTGGACCGGAGACACAGACTGTGTCTCGGAAGTGCATTTCGAACAGGCTTTTGAGGCCATGGGTGATGTATGGTTTCAGCTTCGTATCGGATCTCTCTACTTGGGGAAGAAAAATGAACGAAAGAACATTCATCCAGGGTCTGCTTCCTCCAGGGTCACCTTTGGCCTGAGGTGACTCTGGATGGAGTTAAAAGCACCATCCATGGTCTGCACTGAAACGGAGGTCTAGGTGAGGAGGGCTTGCCCCTGAAAACTTCTTGGGGTCTCAAACTGGTGGAATGGTTCACTCATATCAATGCACGTGGCCAGTTGCCTAAAGGAGGGAACGGAGTACTTCAGTCCCAATCAATGGAAAAGGCAACCAGGCAGATGCTTGCAACATTTGTCCAATCCACCATCCAAATCCTATGCTTGTTGTTTGCTGAAGGGACTGAGATGAAGAGCTGAGGAACCAGCAGGGTTTGGGCGAGAGAAGCACACAATAGCCCCGCGTTTGCTGCTCAGTCGCCCAGTAAGTCAACACAGCATGGATTCCAAGCAACACCTTTATGAGGCCCTCACAGATTTGTCAATGGCTTAAGATAGGATCAACAATGACAGATTGTGGCTAAAGTTGTGGCGTGCAAATATTGACAGAGGCCCTTCCAGCGTGATGTGATGCTTCAACTTTCATAAGAATCAGAGTAGCATTGATAGTTAACTCTCCGGGGTGGCTCCCGTCAGAAAGTGAGGCAGGGGTGCCTTTGGGTTCCCTCGTGATCTGGATTAGGTCCCCTTGCAGGTGCTGTTTtacaaggggggaaaggcttcCTTTAGCACCAGGAGAAAAACCTCTGTCAACATTTGTACACCAGTACTTCAGCCAAACTCTGTCAAGGTTGATCCTATCAAAGACTGCTGATAAGTCCATGAAGGTCCCATGAAGGTGTTTGCTGGGAACGTACAGTGTGCTTACTTACTGGCCAACTGAGCAGGAAGCTCTGATGTGGGTCCTCTCGCTAACCGAACACTTTTCTTCAGTAAAGATACAATTGGCCTCAGCTCATTAGTTCAGTCTGTTTGAACATTAATGGGTGTTTAATTTGAAAGGGATATTGGGTGACTGTTGCCCGGAATATTTTGGATCAAATATTGCATTCCCATCATTTGGGACAGATGCCACTTGTGTTTGTGTAAGCCCCACAGTGGAgactgtaagaacagccctgctggaacaggcccaaggcctatcttgtttcacagagtggcccaccaggggcctctgggaagcccacaggcatgaggtgaAGGccgcctctctctcctgctgttgctcccctgcaactggggttgagaggcatctttcctctgaggctgctgGTGGCCcctagccaacagactagtagccattgatagacctgtgccctgtcctccatgtatttctctaagccccatttaaaacaATCCAAGCTATTAGccatcaccacgtcctgtggcagagaattccatagattaattatgtacggtgtacttccttttgttggtcctaaatttcctggccatcacaAAGATTTCAAGAAGTTGGAAATTGGAGATGGAGCGTTGTTCTCCTGGAGGCCGTTGCTCAGATTTTCAACTTCACTCGGGGACACTTGAGACCAGTGGTCATTTCCTCCCAAACTGAGAAATCTGATTTGAAGGCTTCCTTCTAGTGGTCACATGGCATGGTGTCATGACCTTGGATACAGGACTCCCACAACTTACAGTTGAAGCAGACAGTTCAGAGAATGAGACAGGATGGGAAgaccctgggaggagagctgatctatgtgattagagctggtcttgtggtagcaagcataagttGTCTgccttgctaagcagagtcttcttgggtttgcaattgaatgggggagtacatgtgagtgctgtctgctgtaagatattccccttaggggatgggaacgTAGCTCAGAAGTAGAGTAtcctgattgcatgcagaaggtcccagatcccctccctggtatctccaagataagactgagaaagactcatgcctgcaaccatggagaaactgctgtcaactgtgtactactactactactactactactactatttatataccactcttcagccaaagttctcaaagtggtttacatagaagaaataataataataagaagaagaagaagaagaagaagaagcaaaagtagaaaaatcaaccacaaacagcaagtgccacctttgtaaagaagcagatgaaaccgtggaccacctaatcagctgttgtaaaaagatcgcacagactgactacaaacaaaggcatgacaaggtagcagggatgatacactggaacatctgcaaaaagtacaagctacctgtagccaaaaattggtgggaccataaaattgaaaaagtggcagaaaatgaagatgtacaaatattatgggacttccgactacaaacagacaaacatctgccacacaatacaccagatataactgtagtcgagaagaaggaaaaacaagtgaaaattatcaacatagcaataccaggggatagcagaatagaagaaaaagaaatagaaaaaaatcaccaaatacaaagatctacaaattgaaattgaaaggctgtggcagaaaaagacccaaataatcccagtggtaattggcgccctgggtgcagttccaaaagaccttgaagagcacctcaacaccatcggggccacagaaatcaccatcagccaattacaaaaagcaactttactgggaacagcctatattctgcgacgatatctataacaacagcaacaacattgacaataaaattcagccatcccaggtccttgggaaggactcgatgtctg encodes:
- the PTGDR gene encoding prostaglandin D2 receptor produces the protein MDGFAYRCRSSQSLEGGQSALPGSLLFSTGLVGNVLALGFLWKHHLRARLQRGGRRPRVSAFYLLASALATTDLLGKCLLSPIVLAAYAHNRSLSQLWPPPAARAAEAVGAVAAGGAEGEPGRLCQLFAFLMAFFGLAPTVLLLAMALECWLSLGHPYFYERHTSRRLGALLTGAAAALCALFCALPLLGFGATVQYCPGTWCFIRMAGGGGGGRAYAVLYASLLGALVLVIGLCNLGSMRSLYGMARRRQPPLRNPLAAGAEDAPAGMPCAGRLEELGQLVLLALMTVLFTVCSLPLIIRAYVGAFAPDFDEKADLTALRFFSVNSIVDPWVLIIFRTSIFRHCLLRVSRRLSSKRAPHSHLLETWERKESGSLQ